A window from Sus scrofa isolate TJ Tabasco breed Duroc chromosome 2, Sscrofa11.1, whole genome shotgun sequence encodes these proteins:
- the LOC100524609 gene encoding transmembrane emp24 domain-containing protein 9, which translates to MVQDRGQHLVLPAKSCLSDHPCSQLLVNALAAFLKPSFALRLTHNLFFPSHWMKGSTCGGDSRGPFTTQVRENAPGAGPRGGSWELQSVGEEFAVSAGPERRLADNPGKVAGAYRARGAGPWARPRRGWDRARATGLALPLLLALLLALAGGGDAFYLEVRELEEKCFIQEIPDGTVVIGNYKTELYDPAVEKYQPSPQWINLFVFVKDPENKNLLSRQYGPRGSFTFTSQSPGEHQICLHLESIRFALFYDGKLAIHLDMQLGERTNDYTELVANDKLSLLHLRIQQLVEQVEKIQKEQEYQRWREERFRQTSESTNQRVLWWSILQTFILVATGIWQMLHLKSFFKAKKLV; encoded by the exons ctGCATTCCTGAAGCCTTCTTTCGCCCTCAGGCTCACCCACAATCTCTTCTTTCCGTCCCACTGGATGAAGGGCTCCACCTGT GGTGGGGACTCGCGTGGCCCCTTCACAACGCAGGTCCGTGAGAACGCGCCTGGGGCGGGGCCACGCGGGGGCTCCTGGGAGTTGCAGTCCGTGGGAGAGGAATTCGCAGTCTCCGCAGGCCCCGAGCGGAGGCTTGCGGACAATCCTGGGAAGGTGGCGGGGGCCTACAGGGCGCGAGGCGCTGGGCCCTGGGCCCGCCCCAGGCGGGGATGGGACCGAGCGCGGGCAACCGGACTGGCCCTGCCGCTGCTGCTGGCGCTTCTGCTAGCGCTGGCGGGCGGCGGGGACGCGTTCTACCTCGAGGTCCGCGAGCTGGAGGAGAAGTGCTTCATCCAGGAGATCCCCGATGGCACGGTGGTCATag GTAACTACAAGACTGAGCTATACGACCCCGCTGTGGAAAAGTACCAGCCTTCCCCGCAGTGGATCAATTTGTTCGTGTTTGTGAAGGACCCTGAGAACAAG AACCTGCTGTCCCGTCAGTACGGCCCTCGGGGCAGCTTCACCTTCACCTCCCAGTCTCCTGGAGAGCACCAGATCTGCCTTCACCTTGAGTCCATCCGGTTCGCCCTCTTCTATGATGGCAAGCTG GCCATTCACTTGGACATGCAGTTGGGTGAGCGCACCAACGATTATACGGAACTTGTGGCCAACGACAAGCTGAGTCTGCTGCATCTGCGCATACAGCAGCTGGTGGAACAGGTGGAGAAGATCCAGAAGGAGCAGGAGTACCAgagg TGGCGAGAGGAGCGCTTCCGGCAGACAAGCGAGAGTACCAACCAGCGGGTGCTGTGGTGGTCCATTCTGCAAACCTTCATCCTTGTGGCCACTGGCATCTGGCAGATGCTGCACCTCAAGAGCTTCTTTAAAGCCAAGAAGCTGGTTTAG